The proteins below come from a single Leifsonia sp. 1010 genomic window:
- a CDS encoding aliphatic sulfonate ABC transporter substrate-binding protein, with the protein MRRRPTILTAAAGIVAAASLLLTGCVAGEGAASGATNSAGVTKGGTLNIDFATYNPLSLVIKKEGWLEKALKKQDITVNWVQSAGSNKANEALRSGAIDVGSTAGSAALLARSNGSQIKTIDIYSQPEWSAIVVGPNSTITSVKDLKGKQVAGTKGTDPYFFLLQALEANGLSAKDVTIQNLQHADGWAALQNGSVDAWSGLDPIMANAEKSGAKLVYRNVKFNTYGFLNATESFLDSKPDVAQTVVNTYEYARAWAEKHPDETAKILSDVAGIDPAVATTVITERTNLDVSNIPGKAQLAVLKKVGPIFVESGDVKSQTDIDKALDSLLDPTFAKKADPSAIGG; encoded by the coding sequence ATGCGCCGCAGACCCACCATCCTGACCGCCGCCGCCGGCATCGTCGCGGCCGCCAGCCTGCTGCTGACCGGCTGCGTCGCCGGAGAGGGCGCCGCCTCCGGCGCCACCAACTCCGCCGGAGTGACGAAGGGCGGCACGCTCAACATCGACTTCGCGACCTACAACCCGCTCAGCCTCGTCATCAAGAAGGAGGGCTGGCTCGAGAAGGCCCTGAAGAAGCAGGACATCACGGTCAACTGGGTGCAGTCCGCCGGCTCCAACAAGGCGAACGAGGCCCTCCGCTCCGGCGCCATCGACGTCGGCTCGACCGCCGGTTCGGCGGCGCTGCTTGCCCGCTCGAACGGCTCGCAGATCAAGACCATCGACATCTACTCGCAGCCCGAGTGGTCGGCCATCGTCGTCGGCCCGAACTCGACCATCACGTCGGTGAAGGACCTCAAGGGCAAGCAGGTCGCGGGTACGAAGGGCACCGACCCGTACTTCTTCCTGCTGCAGGCGCTCGAGGCCAACGGTCTCTCGGCCAAGGATGTGACCATCCAGAACCTCCAGCACGCCGACGGCTGGGCCGCCCTGCAGAACGGCTCCGTCGACGCGTGGAGCGGACTCGACCCGATCATGGCCAACGCCGAGAAGTCGGGCGCGAAGCTCGTCTACCGCAACGTGAAGTTCAACACCTACGGCTTCCTCAACGCCACGGAGTCGTTCCTCGACTCCAAGCCGGATGTCGCGCAGACCGTCGTGAACACCTACGAGTACGCCCGGGCGTGGGCCGAGAAGCACCCCGACGAGACGGCCAAGATCCTGTCCGACGTCGCCGGCATCGACCCGGCCGTCGCCACCACGGTGATCACAGAGCGCACCAACCTGGACGTCTCGAACATCCCCGGCAAGGCGCAGCTGGCCGTGCTGAAGAAGGTCGGCCCGATCTTCGTCGAGTCGGGCGACGTGAAGTCCCAGACCGACATCGACAAGGCACTCGACTCGCTGCTCGACCCGACCTTCGCGAAGAAGGCCGACCCGAGCGCCATCGGAGGCTGA